From a region of the Rhipicephalus microplus isolate Deutch F79 chromosome X, USDA_Rmic, whole genome shotgun sequence genome:
- the LOC142775384 gene encoding uncharacterized protein LOC142775384: MEFYSEQEDCKKLHGSAATSQFTRTLNKLFDCLNSRRPDHVRFNEAQHIAVLKDSIAWLDNWEKYIKTLPTQRQVCFLSKQTCGALRLTLHSSVALIESLLLSGFRYVLVGNFRQDPLERFFGIVRHVAGDGGQPTVQHFLFIYRMLPVNNLVRPPKWASVEGDGPQLLLKLQGLFDKGKPASSQIDMLAVLFDDVLEEPGEAVNNASVPDVTLSTKECILDYLAGYVVKKFSTISCSDCVGTLKSQTREPTDLIQKKSRGFLQVPSSQLLSLLRCADNDEPKDAGSQPLF; this comes from the exons ATGGAGTTTTATAGCGAGCAGGAAGACTGCAAGAAGCTCCATGGGTCGGCTGCAACATCGCAATTCACAAGAACGTTGAACAAGCTGTTCGACTGCCTGAACTCTCGGAGGCCAGACCATGTTCGATTCAACGAAGCACAACACATTGCT GTGTTGAAGGACAGCATTGCATGGCTGGACAACTGGGAGAAATACATCAAGACATTACCGACCCAGAGGCAAGTCTGCTTTCTGAGTAAGCAGACATGTGGAGCCCTCAGACTGACACTGCATAGCTCAGTTGCACTCATCGAGAGCTTGCTGTTGTCTGGGTTTCGTTACGTTCTCGTTGGGAACTTCAGACAAGATCCTCTAGAG AGGTTTTTCGGCATCGTCAGGCATGTTGCTGGTGACGGAGGGCAGCCGACTGTGCAACATTTTTTGTTCATCTATCGGATGCTCCCTGTAAACAACCTAGTTCGGCCGCCAAAATGGGCCTCGGTCGAGGGAGATGGACCCCAGCTCTTGCTCAAGCTCCAGGGCCTCTTTGACAAGGGAAAACCTGCCTCCAGTCAG ATTGACATGTTGGCGGTCCTCTTTGATGACGTTCTTGAGGAGCCGGGAGAGGCAGTGAACAATGCATCCGTGCCTGACGTTACGCTCTCCACCAAAGAGTGCATTCTTGATTATCTTGCCGGTTACGTGGTAAAGAAGTTTTCAACGATAAGCTGCTCTGACTGCGTGGGAACACTCAAGAGCCAGACACGAGAGCCAACTGACCTAATCCAGAAGAAGTCAAGAGGATTCCTGCAAGTGCCCTCATCCCAGCTTCTCAGCCTGttgcgctgtgctgataatgaTGAGCCCAAGGACGCGGGTTCCCAGCcgcttttctga